TGTCTTCCCTTTAATATACCCTCATTCCTCCTAGTGCAAATCATAGTATCTTCAACTCTGCCATTTCCAGCACTGCCTCTTGTCCTTTCGTCAGTGCCAGCCTCTCTAAACAACacaacatagttggtctcactacttTTATACTGTTAAACTACTAGCAggtactcttctatcacaaatcactcctaccaatcttctccacccagtccacctTGCCTgcatgtgacgatgcgggttctgcttcatgctcccatccgctgttcgggagcccttaaaccctacaccgtcgataatgctaccgagatgagctagacagtgagacaacaattgagcaaggggatggtacaaaaacgtgcaaaagtgcttttatttacaaacaatcatcaaaacaaaaacaaagtgtccacaaAGTGCAGTGTCCACAGTTCAATAAATCTTCATtatataaataatccattaaaacaaaacgtggaggtttaaaatcaataaatcgAACCAAAAcaaacagtcctttaaaaaccAGAGGATAAAACTGTTGCTGGAAGCATTCTTAAAATCAATAAGCCCGGTGCTGTTCTccgctagcgtctcacctgcttctcccggttgggctttgcaacaggcgagacgctctctgcagctgcccttttccactcacacacacaggtctggaggcctcctgatcctggcttcggtctcgcactcatcccaggcctgagacttggactccttggtttcCAGGAcacccacaccaaggactgcaactccaagcctcccgactcccgctgcccttccggtcttctgcggccagtcgctcCTTCTTTGGTTACTCCCGCTacatgatcgctcagcgggagcgacttctacttcaactcctgggtgtcggcctaacacccaggcttcctcgcagctgcctgcgagcgctcattcgctcgctcgcccacacacaccgtgtctctctctcactttccTGCACCGACTTGCTCCCTCGCTTCCTGTAACctctgtccttttcttttctctttctttccgtTTTGTTCTTCTCCCCCTTtctaaccgactcgcgcttctttatatTGAGGggggacatagcagctgcagcacattaaccacaggaacaatcatggatgtgggcagtcccacacctgtgcactaagtgagaaacacccacaccgcaAATCGACCCGCGGCTTGCTACAgtcaccacgccccctcgctaagccgtgagcgtggtgattatttatttgaaaacaactgCTGGCCCTTGCTGAGagggctgtggacccgctataccacactgcactctctttttcatctctctgcCCTACGCTCCATTTCTTTGGATGGcagaacccaagtatttaaattcatctattattatgaaaataataaaatgttagtaCATAGCAATGTGATAACACTACTATGAAAATGAAGTAGATGTAATAATAATTTTCACCTCTTTATCACTGTCTGCGTGCTGGGTAAATTAGTTGGCATCCCTAAACTGACCTGATATAAATGAGTATAGGTGGGCATTTTTGCCCTACTACAGAATGGCATTGCATCCTGGGATGATTGTTGTCTTGTAGGTGTCTCCTTGCAGACTTTTCTTGATTTGATACACTGCATTAATGCATGTGggtaaagaaaatggatgggttaaATGGATGAAAACATTATTTCTCCATATATTCTCCAAGGTTGTTACCACCATTAAAAGCAGATGCAGCTGGGCACTGCtacattatttttttgaaaagggACTGGTGCATGCACATTGCTGCCCTCTAATGAGATGAATGACCACTGCATCTCAGCTTGACAGCCCCACTGTAATTCTACCCTCAAGCTCAATTCCATTTTGTAGCTAGCCAGATAAGAACTTGTATGAACAATATGTGACTTCATTCAGTGAACCTGGTGGTGTCATCCTTTCTCCACCCTCCTATTTTCCAGCGTGATCTTCTCGCGAGATTTTTGGTAGGGCTGAACAATACCAATCAATACAAATGTGCATGTCACGGCCATTGGTGAATCAGTCAGCTCTTATTCTATTCGTGCGGGTGGTTCATCTGACACAGGAGGTGTCTTTTAGCCTGCCAGGAACAGCAAGAGGAGTCGGAGAAAACACTGCTGGTTTGTTAGACATTCATTATGGCTTTGAAACGAATACAGAAGGAATTAAATGATTTGCAATGTGATCCACCAGCCCAGTGCTCTGCGGGCCCAGTAGGAGACGATCTGTTTCATTGGCAAGCGACCATCATGGGTCCAAGTGATAGTGCGTATCAAGGAGGTGTGTTCTTTCTGACAATTCACTTTCCAACAGACTACCCATACAAGCCCCCTAAAGTTGCCTTCACGACGAAGATCTATCATCCAAACATAAACAGTAATGGGAGCATCTGTTTGGATATTTTGGGATCACAGTGGTCTCCTGCATTAACTGTATCAAAAGTTTTGTTATCTATATGCTCATTACTGTGTGATCCTAATCCGGATGACCCACTTGTACCAGACATAGCACAGATCTACAAATGTGatgaagaaaaatacaacaaaatggcGAGGGAATGGACTAAGAAGTATGCAATGTAAAGAAATCTCAAGGATAGGGCAATTTTGGGGAATGGTTCTGGATTGGGTGCCAGGTATTGTTAATACACCAGTGAAGGCAAGTTCACTGTAGTAATCCTACATCTGTTCATTCAGGA
This Polypterus senegalus isolate Bchr_013 unplaced genomic scaffold, ASM1683550v1 scaffold_3023, whole genome shotgun sequence DNA region includes the following protein-coding sequences:
- the LOC120521605 gene encoding ubiquitin-conjugating enzyme E2 D1-like, which encodes MALKRIQKELNDLQCDPPAQCSAGPVGDDLFHWQATIMGPSDSAYQGGVFFLTIHFPTDYPYKPPKVAFTTKIYHPNINSNGSICLDILGSQWSPALTVSKVLLSICSLLCDPNPDDPLVPDIAQIYKCDEEKYNKMAREWTKKYAM